A section of the Pirellulales bacterium genome encodes:
- a CDS encoding PDZ domain-containing protein, translated as MRIAFRLLLCVALSSPALQSDRASAQDKEPFGPSQNKFVGIGIQSKREHGALVVMTVLPFSPAQRAGLRPGDRITAVEGRSVAERSTDQTAKAFQGKEGSFVSVTAVTAGQQPRQVRIRRELIEARRFHSPAAAQAHIMAAARRQEALMARVQGPLREALRRDVEFMSTIGELTSAQRESLRADAEKAIERLVARVSVEREGGVRRFIVDVNGQRELRAEYVDTTEQVARQLLTPLLKTISPDASEKVDAECGRVRQRSKQAEVLAQIAAFDEALLLTREQREMLVSLLGARWTDVWRGHLTDRTATDPISLCRSAVGAMDLFTIPDVELKAILTSSQVATFKLVQLPTREVSVFVQDGQQPAARRFVRRGLPLEEERLRLKLLLERLVDDAAAHGGLGEEQKQKLLTAGKLDLDAYFKRQAALEEKPADGRAVIVPHEQIAGVKARLPTIFADADSTFQRIFQKRLSSEQRAKIAEADRERGRFHRQAVLGVLIVALAERALLTDNQAGRLQTRLADSLPESDNAQDLAGWRQATLKKLRQLRPEAIGPLLDDWQRPAAREYLTELADSALIDIEGAP; from the coding sequence ATGCGAATTGCGTTTCGATTGTTGCTCTGCGTCGCGCTGTCATCGCCGGCACTGCAGTCGGACCGCGCATCGGCACAGGATAAAGAGCCTTTCGGTCCGTCACAAAACAAGTTTGTCGGCATCGGAATCCAGTCGAAACGAGAGCACGGCGCCCTTGTGGTCATGACCGTGCTGCCATTCAGCCCCGCTCAGCGGGCCGGCTTGCGGCCGGGCGACCGGATTACGGCGGTTGAAGGCCGTTCCGTCGCTGAACGTTCCACGGACCAGACCGCCAAAGCTTTCCAAGGCAAAGAAGGCTCGTTCGTCAGCGTGACCGCCGTCACCGCCGGCCAACAACCGCGGCAAGTGCGAATCCGGCGCGAGCTCATCGAGGCACGGAGATTCCATTCGCCGGCGGCGGCACAGGCGCACATCATGGCCGCCGCCCGGCGGCAAGAGGCATTGATGGCCCGGGTGCAGGGGCCTTTGCGCGAGGCGCTCCGGCGAGACGTCGAGTTTATGTCGACCATCGGCGAACTCACCTCCGCGCAACGTGAATCGTTGCGCGCGGACGCCGAGAAAGCGATCGAGCGCCTCGTCGCTCGGGTCTCCGTGGAGCGCGAGGGCGGCGTTCGCCGCTTCATCGTCGATGTCAACGGTCAAAGGGAACTGCGCGCCGAGTACGTCGATACGACGGAGCAAGTCGCCCGACAACTACTGACGCCGCTGCTGAAGACCATCTCGCCGGATGCATCGGAAAAGGTCGACGCCGAATGCGGCCGAGTGCGGCAGCGGAGCAAGCAGGCCGAGGTTTTGGCCCAAATCGCCGCCTTCGACGAAGCATTGCTGCTGACGCGCGAACAGCGGGAAATGCTTGTCAGCCTGCTTGGCGCGCGCTGGACCGACGTGTGGCGGGGGCACCTCACCGACCGCACGGCAACGGATCCCATCTCGCTCTGCCGGTCCGCCGTCGGCGCGATGGACTTGTTCACGATTCCCGACGTCGAATTAAAGGCGATCTTGACCTCTAGCCAAGTGGCGACCTTCAAGCTGGTGCAACTGCCAACCAGAGAGGTGTCGGTGTTCGTCCAGGACGGGCAGCAGCCGGCGGCACGCCGCTTCGTGCGCCGCGGGCTGCCCCTCGAAGAGGAACGCCTGCGGCTCAAATTGCTGCTCGAGAGGTTGGTCGATGACGCCGCGGCGCACGGCGGCCTGGGCGAAGAGCAAAAGCAAAAGCTGCTCACGGCGGGCAAGCTCGACCTCGATGCGTACTTCAAGCGGCAGGCGGCGCTGGAGGAAAAACCGGCGGACGGACGGGCAGTCATTGTGCCGCACGAACAAATTGCGGGCGTGAAGGCGCGATTGCCGACGATCTTCGCCGACGCCGACTCGACGTTCCAGCGGATATTTCAGAAACGCCTGTCGTCGGAACAACGAGCAAAGATCGCCGAGGCCGACCGCGAGCGCGGCCGTTTCCACCGGCAGGCGGTACTGGGCGTTTTGATAGTCGCGTTGGCCGAGCGCGCCTTGTTGACCGACAATCAGGCCGGGCGACTGCAGACGCGGCTTGCCGATTCGCTCCCGGAATCAGACAATGCCCAAGACCTCGCCGGCTGGCGGCAGGCGACATTGAAAAAACTCCGCCAGTTGCGGCCGGAGGCGATCGGGCCGCTGTTGGACGATTGGCAACGGCCCGCGGCGAGGGAATACTTGACGGAGCTGGCCGATTCGGCGTTGATCGACATCGAAGGTGCGCCATGA